In the genome of Macellibacteroides fermentans, one region contains:
- the alaS gene encoding alanine--tRNA ligase — translation MLTAKEIRESFKSFFASKQHQIVPSAPMVIKGDPTLMFTNAGMNQFKDIILGNVPIKYPRVADSQKCLRVSGKHNDLEEVGHDTYHHTMFEMLGNWSFGDYFKKEAINWAWEYLVEVLKLDPNRLYATVFEGSASEGLERDNEAAGYWEQYLPKDRIINGNKKDNFWEMGDTGPCGPCSEIHVDIRPDHERAEVDGLTLVNQSHPQVIEIWNLVFMQFNRKADGSLESLPAKVIDTGMGFERLCMALQGKISNYDTDVFQPIIQHIASMAGVTYGQNNQQDIAMRVIADHIRTIAFSITDGQLPSNAKAGYVIRRILRRAVRYGYTFLGRREAFMYQLLPTLIEVMGDAYPELQAQKTLIEKVIKEEEESFLRTLETGIRLLDKKIDEAKAAGKNIISGVDAFTLYDTFGFPLDLTELILRENGMEVNIDEFTAEMQKQKDRARNAAAIETGDWVIVKEGDSKFVGYDQFECDAEILRYRKIKQKNKELYQLVLDVTPFYAEMGGQVGDSGWLISDDEQLDIIDTKRENNLAVHLSAKLPKDITATFTAKINTEKRIQCECNHSATHLLHEALREVLGDHVEQKGSYVSPESLRFDFSHFQKVTDEEIRTVEKLVSEKIRSNFSLEEHRSMPIAQAREMGAMALFGEKYGDEVRVVKYGSSVELCGGTHIPATGMIGAFRIVAESSIAAGVRRIEAVTAQGAENYLYAQQDLIRELRGMMNNIPNLAQAIKKTIEESSELKKQVSEFLKEKAVELKKRLIDEAPEKLGVKVIVFRGGGSSEIMKDVAFQIRGEVKGKFLFVAGVDEGAKCQLQVMISDELVAEGLDASKLIKSGAQFIKGGGGGQPHYATAGGKDVNGLADAVNAIVEAAGLN, via the coding sequence ATGTTGACAGCAAAAGAAATCCGGGAATCATTTAAATCGTTCTTTGCATCCAAGCAACACCAGATTGTACCTTCCGCACCTATGGTAATTAAGGGAGACCCTACATTGATGTTTACCAATGCAGGGATGAATCAGTTTAAAGATATTATTTTGGGGAATGTGCCCATAAAATATCCCCGTGTCGCGGATTCTCAGAAATGTCTTCGCGTAAGCGGTAAGCATAATGATCTTGAAGAGGTAGGTCATGATACGTACCACCACACCATGTTCGAGATGTTGGGAAACTGGTCTTTTGGCGATTATTTCAAGAAAGAGGCTATCAACTGGGCATGGGAATACCTTGTTGAGGTACTTAAGCTGGATCCGAACCGTTTGTATGCCACCGTATTTGAAGGAAGTGCCTCCGAAGGACTGGAGCGCGACAACGAGGCTGCAGGCTATTGGGAACAGTACCTGCCTAAAGACCGTATCATCAACGGAAATAAAAAAGATAATTTCTGGGAAATGGGCGACACCGGTCCTTGCGGTCCCTGTTCTGAAATACACGTTGATATCCGTCCGGACCACGAACGTGCCGAAGTAGACGGATTGACACTGGTTAATCAAAGTCATCCGCAGGTAATTGAAATATGGAACCTTGTATTTATGCAGTTCAACCGTAAAGCAGACGGCTCATTGGAATCGTTGCCTGCCAAGGTAATTGATACCGGTATGGGTTTCGAGCGTCTTTGTATGGCTTTGCAAGGTAAAATTTCGAATTACGATACCGATGTGTTCCAGCCCATTATTCAGCATATCGCTTCGATGGCAGGAGTTACTTACGGCCAAAACAACCAGCAAGATATTGCCATGCGTGTAATTGCCGACCATATCCGTACCATCGCTTTCTCAATTACAGACGGTCAGCTGCCATCCAATGCAAAGGCCGGCTATGTAATCCGTCGTATTCTTCGTCGTGCCGTTCGCTACGGCTATACTTTCCTGGGCCGTCGCGAAGCATTTATGTATCAGCTGCTGCCTACTCTTATCGAGGTGATGGGCGATGCTTATCCGGAGTTGCAGGCACAGAAAACCCTGATCGAAAAAGTAATCAAGGAGGAAGAAGAATCCTTCCTGCGTACGCTGGAAACCGGTATTCGTTTGCTGGATAAGAAGATTGACGAGGCTAAAGCTGCCGGCAAGAACATTATCAGCGGGGTGGATGCCTTTACACTGTACGATACCTTTGGTTTTCCGTTAGACCTTACCGAACTTATTCTTCGCGAAAACGGGATGGAGGTAAACATCGACGAATTTACAGCCGAGATGCAAAAGCAGAAAGACCGTGCACGTAATGCTGCCGCCATCGAAACTGGCGACTGGGTTATTGTGAAGGAAGGCGACAGTAAATTTGTTGGTTACGATCAGTTTGAATGTGATGCCGAGATTTTGCGTTACCGTAAAATCAAACAGAAAAATAAAGAACTATATCAGCTTGTACTGGATGTAACTCCCTTCTATGCCGAAATGGGTGGACAGGTAGGAGATTCAGGCTGGCTTATCTCGGACGATGAGCAGCTTGATATTATCGATACAAAGCGCGAAAACAACCTGGCGGTTCATCTGTCAGCTAAATTGCCAAAAGATATTACGGCAACCTTCACCGCTAAAATCAATACGGAAAAGAGAATCCAGTGCGAGTGTAATCACTCTGCCACCCACCTGTTGCACGAAGCTTTACGCGAAGTGTTGGGCGACCATGTTGAACAGAAGGGTTCATATGTATCTCCGGAATCATTACGTTTCGACTTCTCTCACTTCCAGAAGGTGACCGACGAAGAGATCCGAACTGTTGAAAAGCTGGTGTCGGAAAAGATTCGTTCCAACTTCTCGTTGGAGGAACACCGTTCCATGCCGATTGCTCAGGCCAGAGAAATGGGAGCCATGGCATTGTTCGGCGAAAAGTATGGCGACGAAGTGCGTGTGGTTAAGTACGGAAGTTCTGTCGAGCTTTGTGGTGGAACTCACATCCCCGCCACCGGAATGATCGGTGCGTTTCGTATTGTAGCCGAAAGCTCCATTGCCGCCGGCGTACGTCGTATTGAAGCCGTTACTGCCCAGGGAGCCGAAAACTACCTGTATGCTCAACAAGATTTAATCCGCGAATTGCGCGGCATGATGAATAACATTCCGAACCTGGCACAGGCTATTAAGAAAACAATCGAAGAAAGTTCCGAACTTAAGAAACAGGTTAGCGAATTCCTGAAAGAAAAGGCGGTTGAACTTAAAAAACGTCTTATTGATGAAGCCCCTGAAAAACTAGGTGTAAAGGTGATTGTATTCCGTGGAGGCGGAAGTTCCGAGATAATGAAAGATGTGGCATTCCAGATCCGTGGCGAGGTAAAGGGTAAATTCCTGTTTGTTGCCGGTGTGGACGAAGGTGCTAAATGCCAGCTTCAGGTGATGATAAGCGACGAGTTGGTTGCCGAAGGACTTGATGCAAGCAAGCTGATCAAATCGGGAGCTCAATTCATCAAAGGCGGTGGCGGCGGTCAGCCTCACTATGCTACAGCCGGAGGAAAGGATGTTAACGGACTGGCTGATGCAGTGAATGCCATTGTAGAAGCAGCCGGATTAAATTAA
- a CDS encoding M23 family metallopeptidase, giving the protein MKLFKSRKTYYLYNPNTLNYERVYPSAKDRFFIVLRHLSIGIAIGVGIFFIMVYAVESPRESLMQKENKLLQTQYEVLSLRLNEALSVLNDIQLRDENLYRAIFQTESIPESVRKAGFGGTNRYEHLLTLSNPDLVVSTTQKMDMLSKQLYIQSNSLEELIHLGKNQEERLKCIPAIQPISNKDLRQTASGYGMRIDPIYRTPRFHSGMDFSAKKGTDVYATGNGVVTFASWKQGYGNCLVIKHGFGYETLYGHLDKFKARVGQKVTRGEVIGTVGNTGKSTGPHLHYEVMVRGKYDNPAKYYFMDLTPEEYDRMIQIAENHGQVMD; this is encoded by the coding sequence ATGAAACTATTCAAAAGTCGGAAAACATACTATTTATATAATCCTAATACACTTAATTACGAGCGGGTTTATCCTTCCGCCAAGGATCGCTTTTTTATTGTTCTGCGCCATCTGAGCATTGGTATCGCGATTGGTGTAGGTATATTCTTTATAATGGTATATGCTGTGGAGTCTCCCAGGGAGTCGCTCATGCAAAAGGAGAACAAGCTGCTTCAAACACAATACGAGGTATTATCCCTTCGGCTTAACGAGGCTCTCAGTGTATTGAACGATATTCAGCTTCGGGATGAAAACCTGTACCGCGCAATCTTTCAGACCGAATCGATTCCCGAGTCGGTGCGTAAGGCCGGTTTTGGCGGCACCAACCGCTACGAACATCTGCTTACGCTAAGCAACCCGGATCTGGTGGTTTCCACCACTCAAAAGATGGATATGTTAAGTAAACAGCTTTACATCCAGTCTAATTCGCTGGAAGAACTTATCCATCTGGGTAAAAATCAGGAAGAACGGCTGAAGTGTATCCCTGCCATCCAGCCCATATCCAATAAAGATTTACGGCAGACGGCTTCGGGCTACGGGATGCGTATCGACCCTATCTACCGTACTCCCCGCTTCCATTCGGGGATGGACTTTTCCGCTAAAAAGGGAACGGATGTGTATGCTACCGGAAATGGAGTGGTTACCTTTGCTTCATGGAAACAGGGGTATGGCAATTGCCTGGTTATAAAACACGGATTCGGTTACGAGACGCTTTACGGCCACCTTGATAAGTTTAAAGCCAGAGTAGGCCAGAAGGTTACCCGCGGCGAAGTTATCGGTACGGTTGGAAACACGGGTAAGTCTACCGGTCCGCATTTACATTACGAGGTTATGGTACGTGGTAAATACGACAATCCTGCCAAGTATTACTTTATGGATCTAACACCCGAAGAATACGACAGGATGATTCAGATTGCAGAAAATCATGGTCAGGTAATGGATTAA
- a CDS encoding MerR family transcriptional regulator gives MGLKKDKDVKIYSSISEVAQLFGVNESTLRFWEKEFDIINPRKTAKGTRFYTKEDIDAVRLIYHLVKERGLTLAGAKQKLKDNKDTVIRQEDIVNRLKAIREELNKLKEAFDALQPGNE, from the coding sequence ATGGGACTTAAAAAAGATAAGGATGTCAAGATTTATTCTTCTATCAGCGAGGTAGCTCAGCTCTTTGGGGTAAATGAGTCTACACTGCGTTTTTGGGAGAAGGAATTTGATATTATCAATCCCAGAAAGACTGCCAAAGGTACCCGCTTCTATACCAAGGAGGATATTGATGCCGTACGGCTGATCTACCACCTTGTAAAGGAAAGAGGACTCACCCTGGCAGGTGCCAAACAAAAACTGAAAGATAACAAAGATACAGTTATCCGGCAGGAAGATATTGTAAACAGACTTAAAGCCATACGCGAAGAGCTGAACAAATTAAAAGAGGCCTTTGATGCGCTTCAGCCCGGCAACGAATAA
- a CDS encoding DUF3127 domain-containing protein: MEVSGKIIAILPIQGGTSKSGNEWKKQDYILETHDQYPKKICFNLWGEKIDQYAIQSGEEVTVSFDIESREFNGKWYTNINGWKVDRAGAAQAMPAAGYTPDNFATGAVPTAPDFGPVNPIDDLPF; this comes from the coding sequence ATGGAAGTATCAGGAAAGATTATTGCTATTCTACCCATTCAAGGAGGAACCAGCAAAAGTGGAAATGAGTGGAAAAAGCAGGATTATATCTTGGAAACACATGATCAATACCCCAAAAAGATATGCTTTAACTTGTGGGGAGAGAAGATCGATCAGTATGCCATTCAATCCGGCGAGGAAGTTACCGTCTCTTTTGATATAGAAAGCAGGGAGTTTAATGGTAAATGGTATACCAATATCAACGGATGGAAAGTAGATCGTGCCGGTGCTGCACAGGCTATGCCTGCAGCCGGATACACCCCGGATAACTTTGCCACGGGTGCCGTACCTACCGCTCCCGACTTTGGACCGGTAAATCCGATTGATGATCTGCCTTTCTAA
- a CDS encoding RelA/SpoT family protein, with protein MSEANDILSADEQLIQEEFSNLLNDYLNSNHRRKVERITKAFNFANQAHNGVKRRSGEPYILHPLAVARIVCREMGLGSTSICSALLHDVVEDTEYTVDDIHDMFGEKIAQIVDGLTKISGGIFGEKASAQAENFRKLLLTMSDDIRVILIKIADRLHNMRTLGSMLPAKQFKIAGETLYLYAPLAHRLGLFSIKTELEDLSFKYEHPKEYDFIKAKLKATEESRRALYDHFAVPVNNKLSAMGLTYEMRDRVKSVYSIWCKMESKGVTFEDIYDIFAVRIIFDPIPGIDEKNQCWDIYSAITDIYRIRPDRIRDWVSRPKANGYQALHLTVMGPDGQWVEVQIRSRRMDDIAEKGFAAHWKYKENNVEEDTELDKWLQTITEILESPDPNALDFLDTIKLNLFSSEIFVFTPKGDIKTLPLGATALDFAYALHSNIGYHCIGAKVNHRLVPLSHPLTSGDQVEVLTSRSQEPQPEWLSFVTTARARAKIDAVLKRTRKEMAKSGETKVMNLLTRSEVEASVANIEKLSVYFGFAKRDEFFYAVEKGDVTLPDNVKKLLKEKTDNVLFKYVKQALGVTPKPVKTPEQLPDEADKKPSYDKTKPYVLREEAFERNYVIADCCKPIPGDDAFGFVNDDGSVVVHKRSCPIAMRLKSSFGERILSTEWSSHKNASFEATLEVKGIDSIGVLNIITKTISEQFSVNIQRLTIEAKDGVFEGKIKMKVHDVEDIQKMCVTLAKIKNIKSVGRIAD; from the coding sequence ATGAGTGAAGCAAACGATATATTATCAGCAGATGAACAGCTTATTCAGGAGGAATTTTCTAACCTTCTGAATGACTATCTTAATTCCAATCACAGGAGGAAAGTTGAGCGTATCACAAAAGCATTCAATTTTGCCAATCAGGCGCACAATGGAGTGAAAAGACGTTCCGGTGAACCCTACATCCTTCATCCTTTAGCGGTAGCACGTATTGTTTGCAGGGAAATGGGATTGGGTTCCACTTCCATTTGTTCTGCGCTGCTTCACGATGTGGTGGAAGATACCGAATATACCGTAGACGACATCCACGATATGTTTGGCGAGAAAATAGCCCAGATCGTGGACGGACTCACCAAGATATCCGGAGGAATCTTTGGAGAGAAGGCATCGGCACAAGCCGAGAACTTCAGAAAGCTGCTGCTTACCATGAGTGACGATATCCGTGTTATCCTGATCAAGATTGCAGACCGCCTGCATAATATGAGAACGCTCGGTTCGATGTTGCCAGCCAAACAATTTAAGATTGCCGGCGAAACACTCTATCTGTACGCGCCCCTGGCTCACCGGTTGGGCCTTTTTTCCATTAAAACGGAATTAGAAGATCTAAGCTTTAAATACGAACACCCCAAAGAATACGACTTTATAAAGGCGAAGCTCAAAGCAACGGAAGAGTCCCGAAGGGCTCTTTATGATCATTTCGCCGTACCTGTAAACAATAAACTCAGCGCCATGGGGCTTACCTATGAGATGCGGGACAGGGTAAAGTCTGTCTACTCCATTTGGTGTAAGATGGAATCCAAAGGTGTGACGTTTGAAGATATATACGACATCTTTGCCGTACGTATTATTTTTGACCCCATTCCGGGTATCGACGAGAAGAATCAATGTTGGGATATTTATTCGGCTATAACGGATATCTATCGGATTCGTCCGGACCGTATCCGCGACTGGGTAAGCAGACCTAAAGCAAATGGTTATCAGGCCCTACACCTAACCGTGATGGGACCCGACGGACAATGGGTGGAGGTGCAGATACGAAGCCGCAGAATGGACGATATAGCCGAAAAAGGATTTGCAGCCCATTGGAAATACAAAGAGAATAATGTGGAAGAAGATACCGAACTTGATAAGTGGCTGCAGACCATTACCGAGATTCTGGAAAGTCCGGATCCCAATGCACTCGACTTCCTCGATACCATTAAATTGAATCTTTTCTCGTCCGAAATATTTGTTTTCACCCCCAAAGGAGATATCAAAACATTACCTCTCGGCGCTACAGCGTTGGATTTTGCCTACGCCTTACACAGCAACATCGGCTACCATTGCATCGGAGCCAAGGTAAACCACCGGCTGGTGCCATTGAGTCACCCGCTTACCAGTGGAGACCAGGTAGAGGTGCTTACCTCCCGGTCGCAGGAGCCACAGCCCGAATGGCTCAGCTTTGTTACAACAGCCCGTGCCCGTGCCAAGATTGATGCCGTATTGAAACGTACGCGTAAAGAGATGGCCAAGTCTGGCGAAACAAAAGTAATGAACCTGCTTACCCGATCGGAAGTGGAAGCTTCTGTTGCCAATATAGAAAAGCTGTCTGTCTACTTCGGTTTTGCCAAACGTGATGAGTTCTTTTATGCTGTGGAGAAGGGAGACGTAACCTTGCCCGACAATGTGAAAAAGTTGTTGAAAGAGAAAACGGACAATGTTCTTTTCAAATATGTAAAGCAGGCTTTGGGCGTAACCCCTAAACCGGTTAAAACTCCTGAACAGTTGCCCGACGAGGCAGACAAGAAGCCTTCATACGATAAAACGAAACCCTATGTGTTGAGGGAGGAGGCCTTTGAACGGAACTATGTGATAGCCGATTGCTGCAAACCGATTCCGGGCGATGATGCCTTCGGGTTTGTAAACGACGATGGTAGTGTTGTGGTACACAAACGCTCATGCCCTATTGCCATGCGGTTGAAAAGCAGCTTTGGCGAACGGATCCTTTCTACAGAGTGGAGCAGTCATAAAAACGCCTCTTTTGAAGCGACGCTCGAAGTAAAAGGAATAGATTCCATCGGTGTGCTCAATATCATTACGAAAACCATCTCGGAGCAATTTTCGGTAAATATCCAGCGGCTGACAATCGAAGCTAAAGACGGGGTTTTTGAAGGCAAGATTAAAATGAAGGTACACGATGTGGAAGATATTCAGAAGATGTGTGTAACCCTGGCCAAAATTAAAAATATCAAATCGGTAGGCAGGATTGCCGACTAA
- a CDS encoding lytic transglycosylase domain-containing protein, with protein MRRYLLALSGICLSLSVAFAQKETNTYETMPTDSLSEEVGLIPESLDANVDSLLNTWHIQYFTKKDDFCEDSEFNVSFADSVYVDRLKRLPRIIPMTYNPVVRNCIELYAGRRRGLVRYMLGMADFYFPLIEQKLDAYGLPLELKYLAVVESALNPVALSRVGACGLWQFMLPTGKSYGLEINSLVDERRDPVKATDAACRYFKDMYAIYGDWNLVIASYNCGPGNVNKAIRRSGGKRDFWAIFPYLPKETRSYVPLFIAANYIMNYSCDHNLCAIETSLPLATDTVMVNNTIHLQQVSDVLGADIGQLKALNPQYKRDIIPGSSTPSVLKLTAAHAYAFVTMEDSIRKYKAEEFLANLIPDASGNDSKSDTKERITHVVKKGENLYTISNLYGVASRDVRKWNKLKSSKVVSGRRLVLYIDNGGVRLADKPSASSEKPASEPASKSTAAKTQVAASGDYISYKVKSGDSLYTISKKYPGVTAQVIQETNGLPNSDIRPGQVLKIPVV; from the coding sequence ATGAGACGATATCTGCTTGCACTGTCAGGAATATGCCTGTCTCTTTCTGTCGCCTTTGCTCAGAAAGAGACTAATACGTACGAAACGATGCCGACAGATTCATTATCGGAAGAAGTTGGTTTGATACCCGAGAGTCTGGATGCGAACGTAGACAGTCTGCTCAACACGTGGCATATTCAGTATTTTACAAAGAAAGATGATTTCTGTGAGGATTCCGAATTCAATGTTTCATTTGCCGACTCGGTTTATGTAGACCGGCTGAAACGCCTGCCTCGCATTATACCGATGACGTACAATCCGGTGGTGCGGAATTGTATCGAACTTTATGCCGGCAGACGCAGAGGGTTGGTACGATACATGTTGGGAATGGCCGACTTTTATTTTCCGCTGATCGAACAAAAACTGGATGCCTACGGATTGCCGTTGGAACTTAAGTATCTGGCGGTGGTAGAATCGGCCTTAAATCCTGTAGCACTTTCAAGAGTGGGTGCCTGCGGATTATGGCAGTTCATGCTTCCTACAGGAAAGAGCTACGGCTTGGAGATTAACAGCCTGGTAGACGAACGCCGTGATCCGGTTAAGGCAACGGATGCCGCCTGTCGCTACTTTAAAGATATGTATGCTATTTACGGTGACTGGAATTTGGTGATTGCCTCTTATAATTGTGGTCCGGGTAATGTAAATAAAGCCATTCGCCGTTCGGGCGGCAAACGCGACTTCTGGGCGATTTTCCCCTATCTGCCTAAAGAGACACGCTCGTATGTTCCCTTGTTTATTGCGGCCAACTATATCATGAACTATTCGTGCGACCATAATTTGTGTGCGATAGAAACATCGCTGCCGCTGGCAACCGATACGGTTATGGTAAATAACACGATTCATCTGCAACAGGTGTCGGATGTGTTGGGTGCAGATATCGGACAACTTAAAGCGCTCAATCCCCAATACAAAAGAGATATCATACCGGGTAGCTCAACTCCTTCTGTCTTAAAACTTACAGCAGCTCATGCCTATGCATTTGTTACAATGGAAGACTCCATCCGTAAGTACAAGGCCGAAGAGTTTTTAGCAAATCTCATCCCGGATGCTTCCGGCAACGATTCTAAATCGGATACGAAAGAGCGGATCACACACGTAGTAAAGAAGGGCGAGAACCTGTATACGATTTCAAACCTGTATGGTGTAGCCTCGAGGGATGTACGTAAGTGGAACAAGTTAAAATCCTCCAAAGTGGTAAGCGGCAGACGCCTTGTTCTTTATATTGATAACGGCGGAGTACGCCTTGCCGATAAGCCGTCCGCCTCTTCGGAAAAACCAGCTTCCGAACCTGCCTCCAAGTCGACCGCCGCAAAAACACAGGTTGCTGCATCAGGCGATTATATATCCTATAAGGTTAAATCGGGAGATTCGTTATATACCATTTCGAAAAAGTACCCGGGTGTAACTGCTCAGGTAATTCAGGAAACGAATGGGTTGCCTAATTCGGATATCCGTCCGGGACAAGTTCTTAAAATCCCTGTTGTGTAA
- a CDS encoding DUF5683 domain-containing protein, which produces MIQYVVRFCVGIGLLLLTWLPGHCFAQTVRTDSTEAQVVVPDSAVAAVLASADSLPLPLPELPAFKPDPTKAVLYSAIFPGLGQIYNRKYWKLPLVYGAFMGCAYAITWNNRNYQDYLEAYKGIMSEKPLENNSWIDFLPANANPDDYLNDANFKDQLKRSKDYYRRYRDLSVIITVGVYFITMIDAYVDAQLFDFDISPDLSLRVEPVMTQPTSYSSRTYGLNCSIKF; this is translated from the coding sequence ATGATTCAGTATGTAGTCCGATTTTGTGTAGGTATAGGTCTGTTGCTGCTTACGTGGTTGCCGGGGCATTGTTTTGCTCAGACGGTACGAACGGATTCTACAGAGGCACAGGTTGTGGTTCCGGACTCGGCGGTGGCAGCCGTGTTGGCTTCTGCAGATTCCTTACCTTTGCCTTTGCCCGAACTTCCGGCCTTTAAGCCAGATCCCACAAAGGCAGTTTTATATTCGGCGATATTTCCCGGATTGGGACAAATATACAACCGTAAGTATTGGAAGCTTCCGTTGGTTTACGGTGCGTTTATGGGATGTGCATATGCAATAACCTGGAATAATCGTAATTACCAGGATTATCTGGAGGCTTATAAAGGGATCATGAGTGAAAAGCCTCTCGAGAACAACAGTTGGATCGATTTTCTTCCGGCTAATGCAAACCCCGATGATTACCTGAATGATGCCAACTTCAAAGATCAGCTTAAACGGAGTAAAGACTATTACCGCCGGTACCGCGATTTAAGTGTAATCATCACTGTTGGAGTCTATTTCATTACGATGATTGATGCCTATGTAGATGCCCAGTTGTTTGATTTTGATATTTCACCGGATTTGTCTCTTCGTGTAGAACCGGTGATGACGCAGCCAACTAGTTATAGTTCGAGGACCTATGGTCTGAACTGCAGCATAAAATTTTAA